The following coding sequences lie in one Yamadazyma tenuis chromosome 3, complete sequence genomic window:
- a CDS encoding uncharacterized protein (EggNog:ENOG503P5MD; COG:O) — MTSIEKLLNGDLDLYDVLEVHHAAPDIAIKRQYRKLALKYHPDKNPAPEAVDQFQLLSTIYEILSNPTTRNDYDRIRSYKNEKHVQSQALDEHTKRFKEELLRAEQNNKTHGVDIYNKVSREFETSNQNIELLREQGLKKRRVLESEKLKPKFSPVYVSYKDLVIPQIIDLRDSGTTKVVVKWKHRPELEGQFTLDVVSDIMTVFGPVTSVKSAVSEDKYKAALLEYKDAQDAAKAVGHNYKKSATLWDGTPYRKLASLLRACTPVTSGSTDIGNIKSLETFKEEDIFTDNMAINQLLAKVITEKMSNTYSTS; from the coding sequence ATGACATCCATCGAAAAGCTCCTAAACGGAGACTTGGATCTCTATGACGTGTTGGAAGTACACCACGCGGCTCCCGATATAGCCATAAAGCGACAGTACCGGAAACTCGCTCTTAAGTATCATCCTGACAAAAACCCAGCCCCTGAGGCGGTTGACCAGTTTCAGTTGTTATCAACCATTTATGAGATATTAAGCAAtcccaccaccagaaaTGATTATGACCGCATACGAAGCTATAAGAACGAGAAGCATGTACAACTGCAAGCTCTAGATGAACACACGAAGCGGTTCAAAGAAGAGCTTCTTAGGGCCGAACAGAACAATAAAACACATGGAGTAGATATTTACAATAAAGTATCACGAGAATTCGAAACAAGCAACCAGAATATCGAGTTACTCCGAGAGCAGGGCCTTAAGAAAAGGCGGGTCTTGGAactggagaagttgaagccGAAATTTCTGCCCGTGTACGTGTCGTACAAAGATCTTGTGATTCCCCAGATTATAGACTTGAGAGACAGtggcaccaccaaagtggtggtgaagtgGAAACACCGACCAGAGCTCGAGGGACAGTTCACACTTGATGTTGTCAGCGACATCATGACGGTGTTTGGGCCTGTTACTTCAGTGAAGTCTGCTGTTTCAGAAGATAAGTATAAGGCCGCATTACTAGAATACAAGGATGCACAGGATGCTGCTAAGGCCGTGGGCCACAACTACAAAAAAAGTGCCACGTTATGGGACGGGACTCCTTACAGGAAGCTAGCCAGCCTTCTTCGGGCCTGTACGCCTGTGACTAGTGGATCAACTGATATTGGAAATATCAAGCTGTTGGAGACctttaaagaagaagatataTTCACAGATAATATGGCGATAAATCAGCTTCTAGCCAAAGTTATTACGGAGAAGATGTCCAATACGTATCTGACACTGTGA
- the MIC10 gene encoding Mitochondrial inner membrane organizing system component (BUSCO:EOG09265PQX; EggNog:ENOG503Q3ND; COG:S), translating to MSTEQKVGTPSQSLLNNNWDVVISNGLVKTGLGFGGGVLASIVLFKRRAWPVWVGVGFGLGRGYSEGDAIFRGHQVDFGLRNVKA from the exons ATGTCAACCGAACAAAAAGTGGGTACTCCATCTCAGagcttgttgaacaacaac TGGGACGTCGTAATTTCCAACGGTCTTGTGAAAACCGGGTTAGGTTTCGGAGGAGGTGTTTTAGCATCGATTGTGCTTTTCAAGAGAAGAGCTTGGCCTGTGTGGGTAGGTGTGGGTTTCGGACTAGGAAGAGGTTACTCTGAAGGAGATGCTATTTTCAGAGGTCACCAAGTCGACTTCGGATTAAGGAATGTCAAGGCTTAA
- the SPC3 gene encoding Signal peptidase complex subunit (COG:U; EggNog:ENOG503NYT4; BUSCO:EOG09264VC6): protein MFNLVTRAQAISNHAITCTAIIAALVIVSSFFQLQLDQVWSLNTTSISNVQAGASLKGSFQYGAKNGKQKENSIIKFDLDADLTPLFNWNTKQVFVYLTAEYPGKSDGSSNKVTYWDKIITSKDDAVLSLKNHRAKYSVWDVENSFRQRDAELKLEWNIQPHVGPLIFGQTSATTPFTFAEVKTKKDRA from the coding sequence ATGTTCAATTTGGTCACACGGGCTCAGGCCATCTCCAATCATGCAATTACGTGCACGGCCATAATAGCTGCATTGGTGATTGTGTCCTCCTTTTTCCAACTACAACTCGACCAGGTCTGGTCGTTGAATACCACATCTATTTCGAATGTTCAAGCGGGTGCGCTGTTGAAAGGATCATTCCAATATGGGGCCAAGAACGGTAAACAAAAGGAAAACTCCATCATAAAGTTCGATCTCGATGCCGATTTGACCCCCTTATTCAATTGGAACACCAAGCAGGTGTTTGTATATTTAACTGCTGAGTACCCTGGTAAAAGCGATGGCTCCTCTAATAAAGTCACATATTGGGATAAAAtcatcacctccaaagaTGATGCTGTATTGTCGTTGAAGAATCACCGGGCCAAGTATAGTGTATGGGATGTGGAAAACTCCTTCAGGCAAAGAGATGCTGAGCTTAAGTTGGAATGGAACATCCAACCTCACGTTGGACCATTGATATTTGGTCAAACTTCTGCCACTACTCCTTTCACCTTCGCCGAAGTGAAAACAAAGAAGGACCGTGCTTAA
- a CDS encoding uncharacterized protein (COG:S; EggNog:ENOG503PX9X): MSNGYTNLSGTDPNTSWDDQDLIETDDPITLPTQGQGGAPPAERVIQPQIPIDSTKSHMFQINFYRRYFDLNTEDFLVKIKQALNPINKSSSPVQNESEDEVTELYGFFWITGTLIFLMFVSSTGSNMLSHFLHSSKEKVKYEYDFDLLTLSIFLFYGYNLLVPFALYAVTSWFLHFPVRLSLTKLISIYGYTNILWVPITVVNLLIVLLVSNEKHHTILNILEWIIVLLSGCVTGLSNLSKISPVLERNTLQLYDNDLEKSRRLHIVLIGLLAFSHLLFTVVLEISFFGVLKIFYYNTIQFFLTQLWNQYKSLQECMSKKNKNTPRSLTINANPINDEKESYSGKLSHFSIKGERKQILDLIKNNTMRERLMKKISTNRLTVEESISIQKLFYNILDWSTLADGENEDDFLLACEIWHASFSKLEPELTKLQELLVAKRDIFVHVMMNNRNYLAYEYLMKSLVDAHAQIPKKWCDVQAETFGFTKENGKTVFNTDKISAFLSDPANSKQSKRTLISSFLRIGIHNDRSDQTNLISQFIRFLMQTTDQHLLLTKNAHSSYRSALYALVDYYEREENSIEEIGGIFEQLFLRNSDVFYNFLSTMLKAASIRAPIQAKKYWAYKRQCSQASERDHITPDDLTSVMSALFSLRDFEGVSAISKNHPDHYHENQLSIFLKVSRAKNDWKMLQDQFEAMYGKGHLPYATHYSIVMNSLAALGEKTDIDRLFNQLKKRNITPTPSIWGALIKCRIVLNEFEEAQTIFEKYLEELSRTASSGGSTSSQTASIYRLMMSVKLKSPNKKEVLTFFESSLDRQRQEDVVIVDSKTVTKVIRYFEEAYAFKEVQYVREICEKLDIMDEDIYCSLIRAYSRFTQHEMADNLALEAHHKSITPLMSSRILKEQLKNYRHWFKNRDTKEEKWYIEARSEQIIKSVYRENTSKHDLQGLYVEVERYFSDTFQVGFAFRYLEKIKAIGTPREEAYIPLMKHFASKNKIQGYQKIIQLYKEMGSLGIKCSVHSFKFLMKAVLFVDQHVNQNFSRSEKLLESILMTNDFQFPGSNSRLLEKEGGPTRTAKANIDHVATGLCQVVSDYLRETPGSQAEKAEFLVDFLSQLRERLDHKMKLQVRLSVYLEMGKLYQRFGNLQAASSLISNGIAELNTFIERYIEEYPVPHDYNFEVVIPRSIMRNYRTLMYLHIQVLRQNRSSPEAYLEIAKNCERNNIRLNGQDNNIIVEELMKMEKFKAFDNIFFITENFLAAGNLNEVSLQRHLQTLYTLFMREKCKVTSTSRLKSTYSILNDFYNIGDLEQLKKGSRENTSGRSQFVSALKSFGKRFSDVGDYDINYVMKNPEIFFSPEKRLTSVNKLQPIISILLFRYLKGYTRMNKQKLFLLMDKYPESIECLFLSQASKFRTETFRARINRIISPPADKIESFLERRIRTRRALRRIFKSDDDMDRDTDRDAQLDDHIDDYEYQQNTTDQNHFM, translated from the exons ATGTCTAACGGTTATACAAACTTGTCGGGAACAGACCCAAAC ACGTCATGGGACGACCAGGATTTGATTGAAACAGATGATCCCATAACCTTGCCAACCCAGGGCCAAGGGGGTGCACCACCTGCTGAACGAGTAATTCAACCCCAAATCCCCATTGATTCAACCAAAAGTCACATGTTCCAAATCAACTTTTATAGGAGATACTTCGATTTGAATACAGAGGACTTTCTTGTCAAGATAAAGCAGGCATTGAATCCGATCAATAAATCGTCATCTCCAGTGCAAAATGAATCCGAAGACGAAGTGACAGAGTTATACGGGTTTTTCTGGATCACCGGGACgttgatattcttgatgTTTGTGAGTAGCACCGGCTCCAACATGTTGTCCCACTTTTTACACTCgtccaaagaaaaggtcAAGTATGAATATgactttgacttgttgaccCTTTCAATTTTCTTGTTTTATGGCTATAACCTTTTGGTTCCCTTTGCATTGTATGCCGTTACAAGCTGGTTCTTGCATTTTCCCGTGAGGCTCTCATTGACCAAGCTCATCTCCATCTACGGATACACAAACATCTTATGGGTGCCAATTACCGTTGTTAACCTTTTGATTGTTTTGTTGGTCAGTAACGAAAAGCATCACACAATCCTCAATATCCTTGAATGGATCATTGTTTTATTGAGTGGTTGTGTAACCGGTTTGAGCAACTTGAGTAAAATCAGCCCAGTTCTCGAAAGAAACACCTTGCAGCTTTATGACAACGATTTAGAAAAGTCAAGGAGATTGCATATAGTGCTTATAGGGCTTCTTGCATTTTCCCATTTGTTGTTCACAGTTGTCTTGGAAATTAGCTTTTTTGGAGTTTTG AAAATTTTTTACTACAACACTATTCAGTTCTTTTTAACACAGTTATGGAATCAGTATAAGAGCTTGCAAGAAT GTATGTCTAAGAAAAACAAGAACACACCT AGATCGCTAACCATAAATGCAAACCCTATAAATGACGAAAAGGAGTCATATTCGGGTAAGCTTCTGCATTTCAGCATAAAAGGAGAACGGAAACAGATCCTAGACCTCATTAAGAACAACACAATGAGAGAACGATTAATGAAGAaaatatccacaaaccgGTTAACAGTAGAAGAATCAATAAGCATTCAAAAGCTATTTTACAATATCCTAGATTGGAGTACATTGGCAGATGGAGAAAATGAAGACGACTTTCTACTAGCGTGTGAAATCTGGCATGCATCGTTTCTGAAACTAGAGCCCGAATTGACCAAGCTCCAGGAGTTGTTAGTTGCCAAACGAGACATATTTGTTCATGTGATGATGAATAATCGGAACTATTTAGCGTATGAatacttgatgaaatcattaGTTGATGCCCATGCCCAGATACCCAAGAAGTGGTGTGACGTACAAGCAGAGACGTTTGGATTCACTAAGGAAAATGGAAAAACTGTTTTCAACACTGACAAGATCTCCGCTTTCTTATCCGATCCTGCCAATTCCAAGCAGCTGAAGAGaactttgatttcatcCTTCTTGAGAATTGGAATTCACAACGATCGAAGTGACCAAACGAATCTCATATCCCAGTTTATCAGGTTTCTTATGCAAACTACTGATCAGCATCTACTACTTACCAAAAATGCTCATTCTTCTTATAGAAGTGCCCTTTATGCTCTAGTGGATTATTatgaaagagaagaaaactcaattgaagagattggtggtatttttgaacaattaTTTCTTCGAAACTCTGACGTTTTCTACAATTTTCTTTCGACCATGTTGAAGGCTGCAAGTATAAGGGCACCAATCCAAGCAAAGAAGTACTGGGCCTACAAACGTCAATGTTCACAAGCTTCAGAGAGAGACCATATAACTCCAGACGATTTGACTTCGGTCATGTCAGCTCTTTTTCTGTTGAGAGACTTTGAAGGTGTACTGGCAATCAGCAAAAATCACCCTGATCATTATCATGAAAACCAGTTgtccattttcttgaaggtaAGTCGAGCCAAAAATGATTGGAAAATGCTTCAAGACCAGTTTGAAGCCATGTACGGAAAGGGTCATCTTCCCTATGCAACACATTATTCTATTGTTATGAACAGTTTGGCAGCTTTGGGTGAAAAAACCGATATAGATAGacttttcaaccaattgaagaaaagaaacaTTACCCCAACACCAAGCATATGGGGAGCTTTGATCAAATGTCGAATTGTTCtcaatgagtttgaagaagctcagACGATTTTCGAGAAGTATTTGGAAGAGTTATCTCGAACAGCTTCTAGTGGTGGTTCTACAAGTAGCCAGACAGCTAGTATCTACCGGTTAATGATGTCTGTGAAATTGAAATCACCTAACAAAAAGGAAGTTTTGACATTTTTTGAAAGCTCACTTGATAGGCAAAGACAGGAAGATGTGGTGATAGTCGACTCTAAAACCGTAACAAAAGTGATCCGTTATTTCGAAGAAGCATATGCATTTAAGGAAGTTCAATATGTGAGAGAAATTTGTGAAAAGTTAGATATCATGGATGAGGACATCTACTGCAGTTTGATCAGAGCTTATTCTCGGTTTACTCAGCATGAGATGGCGGACAATTTGGCTCTTGAAGCCCATCATAAGTCTATTACTCCTCTTATGAGCTCCCGAATTCTCAAAGAGCAATTAAAGAACTACAGACATTGGTTTAAGAATAGAgacaccaaagaagagaaatGGTATATCGAAGCCAGAAGTGAACAGATCATCAAAAGTGTATACCGGGAAAATACGTCGAAGCATGACCTTCAGGGCTTGTACGTGGAGGTTGAAAGGTACTTTCTGGATacttttcaagttgggttTGCATTTCggtatttggaaaagataAAAGCTATTGGAACCCCCAGAGAAGAAGCATATATACCATTAATGAAGCACTTCGCAAGCAAGAACAAGATCCAAGGCTACCAGAAAATCATACAACTCTACAAGGAGATGGGAAGTCTTGGTATCAAGTGTTCGGTACATTCATTTAAATTTCTCATGAAGGCagttttgtttgttgaCCAGCATGTCAACCAGAACTTCAGCCGGTCAGAGAAGCTCTTGGAGTCCATTCTTATGACCAATGACTTCCAGTTTCCTGgatcaaattcaagattGCTTGAAAAGGAGGGTGGCCCAACAAGAACCGCGAAGGCCAACATCGACCATGTGGCTACCGGTTTATGTCAAGTGGTATCAGACTATCTTCGAGAAACTCCAGGTTCACAGGCAGAAAAAGCAGAGTTTTTGGTAGATTTTTTATCTCAATTAAGGGAAAGACTTGATCATAAGATGAAGCTTCAGGTGAGGTTGTCGGTGTATCTCGAAATGGGGAAGTTGTATCAAAGGTTTGGAAACCTTCAGGCAGCCAGTTCCTTAATATCAAATGGGATTGCAGAATTAAATACTTTCATCGAACGTTATATCGAAGAGTACCCTGTTCCTCACGACTATAACTTCGAAGTGGTGATTCCCAGAAGTATCATGAGAAACTACAGAACTTTGATGTATCTTCACATTCAAGTCTTGAGGCAGAATCGGTCCAGCCCCGAAGCATACTTGGAGATTGCCAAAAACTGTGAAAGAAACAATATCAGACTCAATGGACAAGACAATAACATAATAGTCGaagaattgatgaagatggaaaagttcaaagCATTTGATAATATTTTTTTCATCACCGAAAACTTCCTAGCTGCTGGAAACTTGAATGAAGTGAGTTTACAGCGTCACCTCCAGACCCTTTATACGCTATTCATGCGTGAGAAGTGTAAGGTAACGTCTACTTCTAGATTGAAACTGACGTACTCGATACTCAATGACTTCTACAACATAGGAGATTTGgaacaattgaaaaagGGGTCCCGAGAAAACACCTCTGGTAGGTCTCAATTTGTACTGGCCTTAAAGCTGTTTGGAAAACGATTTTCTGATGTGGGTGATTATGACATAAATTATGTGATGAAGAATCCCGAGATCTTCTTTTCACCCGAAAAAAGACTCACATCCGTCAATaaattgcagccaattATTTCCATCCTTTTATTCCGGTACTTGAAGGGTTACACGAGAATgaacaaacaaaaactctTTTTGTTAATGGATAAGTACCCCGAATCTATCGAGTGTCTTTTCTTGAGCCAGGCTTCCAAGTTTAGAACCGAGACATTCAGAGCTCGCATTAACAGAATCATTTCTCCTCCCGCAGACAAAATAGAGTCATTCCTAGAAAGACGTATAAGAACCCGGCGAGCACTCCGGAGGATATTCAAGCTGGACGATGATATGGACAGAGACACAGATAGAGACGCCCAACTTGACGATCACATCGATGATTATGAATATCAGCAAAACACCACAGACCAAAACCATTTTATGTAA
- a CDS encoding uncharacterized protein (EggNog:ENOG503NVJ9; COG:P), producing MKIRTYNINCILAIVAIYGFLIGSEVSSMSSFLSTANFHEFYGVPLKREQTLLAASSPIGAVVGCVIFGSFCDYFGFVVCFQIANMFWILGTGVVVLSDYFFVLVLGRLIKGSTVGLITCLVPIYISEIFPLRRKGFSISLFHVSTPIGSILMYFLGIALDTADTQYVPFKLLWALEGLPVVLVIVLAFSLPESPKWLASKSKWVEAARTLDRVRTIKKSAYGGTDKGYVTRAYVAGNQIMFCTYSDLFRKRFWKSTSVGILLHFFIQLTSITPLMYFFTYICDMCGMEDETRVVFESAQYIILGLLTLVPVVLLDNARRVDYLTYGMSVITLVFAAIFSVMVPFAILTNLDSDSPFNWIIHDEPASVVLALFLFLISVYASSITSVSWLYTGEIFPDEARAKGTAVCMCVSWIMNAVFTLLLPLLFQVVRYYVFLALAIFCLIGAIIFSRFPETKYKVAERDEAFSDYVINSSLPQETDDNVPRTSMVGDLQNLQNSSTNQKLSTDIYTNTQHKQIQDADSGTTSHNTHQDNDAIESYNPEEYEAEEPFGEESFGEDELPATEESYYSDGWIDNLSQNYKHRSTKHPGDEIRNFSHKIIQPVDVGNDIDSDFSNWSSSGNSASKNNDLQSQNLVSFTALRNSSHQSPQLPKKLSRSYLRS from the exons ATGAAGATCAGAACTTATAACATCAATTGTATCTTGGCAATCGTGGCCATCTACGGGTTTCTCATTGGTTCAGAGGTATCCTCAATGAGTAGTTTTCTTTCTACAGCCAATTTCCATGAGTTCTACGGTGTTCCCCTTAAGAGAGAGCAAACGCTTCTTGCAGCTAGTAGCCCTATTGGAGCGGTGG TGGGGTGTGTCATATTCGGCTCATTTTGTGACTACTTCGGATTCGTCGTCTGCTTTCAAATTGCAAACATGTTCTGGATTTTGGGTACTGGCGTGGTAGTCCTTCTGGATTACTTCTTTGTGTTGGTGCTTGGGAGATTAATCAAAGGTTCTACTGTGGGGCTTATCACTTGCTTAGTGCCCATATATATCTCAGAGATCTTTCCCTTGCGAAGGAAGGGCTTTTCCATCTCCCTTTTCCATGTTAGTACCCCGATTGGATCCATTTTGATGTATTTTTTGGGGATTGCATTAGACACAGCCGATACACAGTACGTTCCCTTTAAGCTCTTGTGGGCACTTGAGGGACTTCCTGTGGTATTAGTGATCGTTCTAGCATTTCTGTTGCCAGAGTCTCCTAAGTGGTTGGCCTCCAAATCTAAATGGGTCGAGGCTGCAAGAACTTTGGACAGAGTCCGaaccatcaagaagagtGCTTACGGAGGTACGGATAAAGGATATGTCACCAGAGCTTATGTGGCTGGTAATCAGATAATGTTCTGTACCTATTCTGATTTGTTTAGGAAgaggttttggaaaagtaCATCGGTAgggattcttcttcacttttTTATCCAATTGACAAGCATCACCCCATTGATGTATTTCTTCACATATATCTGCGATATGTGTGGAATGGAAGACGAGACGAGAGTGGTTTTCGAGTCTGCCCAATACATTATTTTGGGGCTCTTGACTCTTGTTCCTGTGGTCCTTCTTGATAATGCTAGAAGAGTCGATTACTTGACGTACGGAATGCTGGTGATAACTTTGgtgtttgcagccattttcAGCGTTATGGTGCCGTTTGCaatcttgaccaacttaGACTCAGACTCACCATTCAATTGGATCATCCATGATGAGCCAGCTTCAGTTGTATTGGCccttttccttttcttgatttcggTGTATGCTTCTTCTATAACTTCTGTGAGTTGGCTTTACACGGGAGAAATTTTCCCCGACGAGGCCAGAGCAAAAGGTACGGCTGTGTGTATGTGTGTTTCCTGGATCATGAACGCCGTGTTCACGTTGTTGTTgcctcttctttttcaggTGGTGAGATACTACGTTTTTTTGGCTCTAGCCATCTTCTGCTTGATTGGCGCCATCATATTTCTGAGGTTCCCGGAAACAAAATATAAGGTTGCAGAACGTGATGAAGCATTTAGTGATTATGTTATCAACTCCAGTCTTCCCCAAGAAACAGATGATAATGTTCCTAGAACCTCAATGGTTGGTGACCTTCAAAATTTGCAAAATCTGTCAACAAATCAGAAGCTTTCCACTGATATCTATACCAACACCCAGCACAAGCAGATCCAAGATGCTGATTCAGGAACTACACTGCACAACACCCACCAAGATAATGACGCAATTGAAAGCTACAACCCAGAAGAATATGAGGCCGAAGAACCGTTCGGAGAAGAATCGTTTGGAGAAGACGAGCTTCCTGCGACTGAAGAATCGTACTACTCGGACGGTTGGATCGACAACCTTCTGCAGAATTACAAGCACAGAAGCACAAAACATCCTGGAGATGAAATCCGGAACTTCTCCCACAAAATCATCCAGCCAGTAGATGTGGGTAACGATATTGACTCCGACTTCTCCAATTGGAGCTCCTCTGGCAACAGTGCATCGAAGAATAATGACCTTCAGTCGCAGAATTTGGTGTCATTTACAGCTTTACGCAATTCGCTGCATCAATCTCCAcaacttccaaagaagttgtCAAGATCCTATTTGAGGTCTTGA